Proteins from a single region of Streptomyces spectabilis:
- a CDS encoding aspartate aminotransferase family protein encodes MKDLHTRHQAVLPDWLALYYDEPIELTHGEGRHVWDAQGRRYLDFFGGILTTMTAHALPEVTKAVAEQAGRIIHSSTLYLNRTMVELAERVAALSGIPDARVFFTTSGTEANDAALLLATAHRGSNQILAMRNSYHGRSFSAVGITGNRSWSPTSLSPLQTLYVHGGVRTRGPYAALSDAEFTEACVADLRDMLGQTRGVAALIAEPIQGVGGFTSPPDGLYAAFREVLKEHGALWIADEVQTGWGRTGDHFWGWQAHAGSGPPDLLTFAKGIGNGMSIGGVVGRAEVMNCLDANSISTFGGSPVTMAAGLANLTYLLEHDLQGNARRVGGLLIERLRAICAHLPAVREVRGRGLMIGIELVRPGTDEASPDAAAAVLEAARESGLLIGKGGGHSTSVLRIAPPLTLTVAEAEEGAAILERALGEV; translated from the coding sequence GTGAAGGACCTGCACACCCGGCACCAGGCCGTCCTGCCGGACTGGCTCGCGCTCTACTACGACGAGCCGATCGAGCTCACCCACGGCGAGGGCCGCCACGTCTGGGACGCCCAGGGGCGGCGCTACCTGGACTTCTTCGGCGGCATCCTCACCACCATGACCGCGCACGCGCTGCCCGAGGTCACCAAGGCCGTGGCCGAGCAGGCGGGCCGCATCATCCACAGCTCGACGCTGTATCTGAACCGCACGATGGTGGAGCTCGCCGAGCGCGTCGCCGCGCTGTCCGGCATCCCCGACGCGCGCGTGTTCTTCACGACGTCCGGCACGGAGGCGAACGACGCGGCGCTGCTGCTCGCCACCGCCCACCGCGGCTCGAACCAGATCCTGGCGATGCGCAACAGCTACCACGGCCGCTCCTTCTCGGCCGTCGGCATCACGGGAAACCGCTCCTGGTCGCCGACCAGCCTGTCCCCGCTCCAGACGCTCTACGTCCACGGAGGGGTGCGCACCCGCGGTCCGTACGCGGCCCTGAGCGACGCCGAGTTCACCGAGGCGTGCGTGGCGGACCTCAGGGACATGCTCGGCCAGACCCGCGGCGTCGCCGCGCTGATCGCCGAGCCGATCCAGGGCGTCGGCGGCTTCACCTCACCGCCCGACGGCCTGTACGCGGCCTTCCGTGAGGTCCTGAAGGAGCACGGCGCCCTGTGGATCGCCGACGAGGTGCAGACCGGCTGGGGCCGCACCGGCGACCACTTCTGGGGCTGGCAGGCGCACGCCGGGTCGGGCCCGCCGGACCTGCTCACCTTCGCCAAGGGCATCGGCAACGGCATGTCGATCGGCGGCGTCGTCGGCCGCGCCGAGGTCATGAACTGCCTGGACGCCAACTCCATCTCCACCTTCGGCGGCTCGCCGGTGACGATGGCCGCGGGCCTGGCCAACCTCACCTACCTGCTGGAACACGACCTCCAGGGCAACGCGCGCCGCGTCGGCGGACTGCTCATCGAACGCCTGCGGGCGATCTGTGCCCACCTGCCCGCCGTCCGCGAGGTGCGCGGCCGCGGCCTGATGATCGGCATCGAGCTGGTCAGGCCGGGCACCGACGAGGCAAGCCCCGACGCGGCCGCCGCCGTCCTCGAAGCGGCCCGTGAGAGCGGCCTCCTCATCGGCAAGGGCGGCGGCCACAGCACCAGCGTGCTGCGGATCGCGCCGCCGCTGACCCTCACGGTCGCCGAGGCGGAAGAGGGCGCGGCGATCCTGGAGCGGGCCCTCGGCGAGGTCTAG
- the hydA gene encoding dihydropyrimidinase, giving the protein MSTRTLIRGGLVVTAAEEVHADVLIEDGRIAALAARGTEAAAAWTADRVIDAREKYVIPGGVDAHTHMELPFGGTFASDSFETGTRAAAWGGTTTVVDFAVQTMGRSLRSGLDAWYAKADGKCAIDYAFHMILSDVNERTLKEMDLLVEEGITSFKLFMAYPGVFYSDDGQILRAMQRSAANGGLIMMHAENGIAIDVLVEQALQRGETDPRYHGEVRKALLEAEATHRAIQLARVAGAPLYVVHVSAEEAVAELTAARDKGLPVFGETCPQYLFLSTDNLAEPGFEGAKYVCSTPLRPREHQAALWRGLRTDDLQVVSTDHCPFCFTGQKELGRGDFSKIPNGLPGVENRMDLLHQAVVDGHISRRRWIEIACAAPARMFGLYPKKGTIAPGADADVVVYDPAATQVLSAETHHMNVDYSAYEGKRVTGRVETVLSRGEPVIDKRAFTGRAGHGVYTPRATCQYLN; this is encoded by the coding sequence ATGAGTACCCGCACCCTGATCCGCGGCGGACTCGTCGTCACCGCCGCCGAGGAAGTCCACGCCGACGTGCTCATCGAGGACGGCCGGATCGCCGCGCTCGCCGCCCGCGGCACCGAGGCCGCGGCGGCCTGGACCGCGGACCGCGTCATCGACGCGCGCGAGAAGTACGTCATCCCGGGCGGCGTGGACGCCCACACGCACATGGAACTCCCTTTCGGCGGCACCTTCGCGTCGGACTCCTTCGAGACCGGAACGCGCGCCGCCGCCTGGGGCGGCACCACCACCGTCGTCGACTTCGCGGTGCAGACCATGGGCCGGTCCCTGCGCTCGGGCCTGGACGCCTGGTACGCCAAGGCCGACGGCAAGTGCGCGATCGACTACGCCTTCCACATGATCCTCTCCGACGTCAACGAGCGGACCCTGAAGGAGATGGACCTGCTCGTGGAGGAGGGCATCACCTCCTTCAAGCTGTTCATGGCCTACCCGGGCGTCTTCTACAGCGACGACGGACAGATCCTGCGTGCCATGCAGCGCTCCGCGGCCAACGGCGGCCTGATCATGATGCACGCCGAGAACGGCATCGCCATCGACGTCCTCGTCGAGCAGGCCCTCCAGCGCGGCGAGACCGACCCCCGCTACCACGGCGAGGTCAGGAAGGCCCTCCTGGAGGCCGAGGCGACGCACCGCGCGATCCAGCTCGCCCGGGTCGCCGGAGCGCCCCTGTACGTCGTGCACGTCTCCGCCGAGGAAGCCGTCGCCGAGCTCACGGCCGCCCGCGACAAGGGCCTGCCCGTCTTCGGCGAGACCTGCCCGCAGTATCTGTTCCTGTCCACCGACAACCTCGCCGAGCCCGGCTTCGAAGGCGCCAAGTACGTCTGCTCGACGCCCCTGCGGCCCCGCGAGCACCAGGCCGCGCTCTGGCGCGGCCTGCGCACCGACGACCTCCAGGTGGTGTCCACCGACCACTGCCCGTTCTGCTTCACCGGCCAGAAGGAGCTGGGCCGCGGCGACTTCTCGAAGATCCCGAACGGCCTGCCGGGCGTGGAGAACCGGATGGACCTGCTCCACCAGGCCGTCGTCGACGGGCACATCAGCCGCCGCCGCTGGATCGAGATCGCCTGCGCCGCGCCCGCGCGCATGTTCGGCCTCTATCCGAAGAAGGGCACCATCGCGCCCGGCGCGGACGCCGACGTCGTCGTCTACGACCCGGCCGCCACGCAGGTGCTGTCCGCCGAGACCCACCACATGAACGTCGACTACTCGGCGTACGAGGGGAAGCGGGTCACCGGCCGCGTCGAGACCGTCCTCTCGCGCGGCGAGCCGGTCATCGACAAGCGCGCGTTCACCGGCCGCGCCGGGCACGGCGTCTACACGCCCCGCGCCACCTGCCAGTACCTGAACTAG
- a CDS encoding TIGR03842 family LLM class F420-dependent oxidoreductase gives MDFGLVLQTDPPASEVVGLMRRAEQNGFRYGWTFDSAVLWQEPFVVYSQILEHTQELIVGPMVTNPGTRTPEVTASTFATLNDMFGNRTVCGIGRGDSAMRVAGRKPNTLARLGEAIEVIRDLAEGREADVGGQTLRIPWIKNGKLPMWMAAYGPKALALTGQKADGFILQLADPYLTEWMVKAVRDAAAAAGRDPSAVKICVAAPAYVSADLAHAREQCRWFGGMVGNHVADLVAKYGEHSAMVPEALTAYIKEREGYDYRHHGRAGNPDTGFVPDEIVDRFCLVGPAAAHIEKLRALKDLGVDQFALYAMHDAREDVIDAYGAEIIPALA, from the coding sequence GTGGATTTCGGACTCGTCCTGCAGACCGACCCGCCCGCGTCCGAGGTCGTCGGCCTGATGCGGCGCGCCGAACAGAACGGCTTCCGCTACGGCTGGACCTTCGACTCGGCCGTCCTGTGGCAGGAACCCTTCGTGGTCTACAGCCAGATCCTGGAGCACACCCAGGAGCTGATCGTCGGCCCGATGGTCACCAACCCGGGCACCCGCACCCCGGAGGTCACCGCCTCCACCTTCGCCACGCTCAACGACATGTTCGGCAACCGCACCGTGTGCGGCATCGGCCGCGGCGACTCCGCGATGCGCGTCGCGGGCCGCAAGCCCAACACGCTGGCCCGGCTCGGCGAGGCCATCGAGGTCATCCGCGACCTCGCCGAGGGCCGCGAGGCCGACGTCGGCGGCCAGACCCTGCGCATCCCCTGGATCAAGAACGGCAAGCTCCCGATGTGGATGGCCGCGTACGGCCCGAAGGCGCTCGCCCTCACCGGCCAGAAGGCCGACGGCTTCATCCTCCAGCTCGCCGACCCCTACCTCACCGAGTGGATGGTCAAGGCCGTAAGGGACGCGGCAGCGGCCGCCGGACGCGACCCCTCCGCCGTCAAGATCTGCGTGGCCGCGCCCGCGTACGTCAGCGCCGACCTGGCGCACGCGCGCGAGCAGTGCCGCTGGTTCGGCGGCATGGTCGGCAACCACGTCGCCGACCTCGTCGCCAAGTACGGCGAGCACTCCGCGATGGTCCCCGAGGCCCTCACCGCGTACATCAAGGAGCGCGAGGGCTACGACTACCGTCACCACGGGCGGGCCGGGAACCCCGACACCGGCTTCGTGCCCGACGAGATCGTCGACCGCTTCTGCCTGGTCGGGCCCGCCGCCGCGCACATCGAGAAGCTGCGCGCCCTCAAGGATCTCGGCGTCGACCAGTTCGCCCTGTACGCCATGCACGACGCCCGCGAGGACGTCATCGACGCCTACGGCGCGGAGATCATCCCGGCCCTGGCCTGA
- a CDS encoding NCS1 family nucleobase:cation symporter-1, whose protein sequence is MADTVPAEPPPAGAPSQTTAADGRVELSPGACPHDSRYANDDLRPVPLAERHWSTYNFAALWVGMAHNIPSWTLASGLVAFGMDWKQAVFTIALANVIVLLPMLLTGHAGPKYGIPFPVLARASFGLRGANLPALVRAAVACGWFGIQTWIGGQGIFVLLDRVFDGGWSDASHIGGHPWPLWLCFLAFWALQLAIIHRGMETLRRFENWAAPFVLVGAVVLLVWISDKAGGLGPLLERPSKLGWGADFWPVFFPALMGMIGFWSTLSLNIPDFTRFGKGQRAQVWGQSLGLPTTMTAFALLSVLVTSGSEAVYGAPIWEPVDLAAKADNVFGLLFALVTILVATVSVNIAANVVSPAYDLANLAPKLISFRTGALVTGVVGVLIFPWKLIETPELYIFVWLGVVGGLLGTVAGVLIADYWVIRRTRLDLAELYRAEGRYWYARGWNWRAVVAFAAGGLLAVGGSHSDPGKGPFPEGGLIPVLEPLADYGWAVGLGTAFVVYVALMWPSRERKAPGVA, encoded by the coding sequence ATGGCCGACACCGTGCCCGCGGAGCCGCCACCCGCCGGGGCCCCGTCCCAGACCACCGCCGCCGACGGCCGCGTCGAGCTCTCGCCCGGCGCCTGTCCGCACGACAGCCGCTACGCCAACGACGACCTGCGACCCGTCCCGCTCGCCGAACGCCACTGGTCCACCTACAACTTCGCGGCCCTGTGGGTGGGCATGGCCCACAACATCCCCTCCTGGACCCTCGCGTCCGGCCTGGTGGCGTTCGGCATGGACTGGAAGCAGGCCGTGTTCACGATCGCGCTCGCCAATGTGATCGTGCTGCTGCCGATGCTGCTCACCGGGCACGCGGGACCCAAGTACGGCATCCCTTTCCCGGTCCTCGCCCGCGCCTCCTTCGGGCTGCGCGGCGCCAATCTGCCCGCCCTGGTGCGGGCGGCCGTGGCCTGCGGCTGGTTCGGCATCCAGACGTGGATCGGCGGCCAGGGCATCTTCGTCCTGCTCGACCGGGTCTTCGACGGCGGCTGGAGCGACGCCTCGCACATCGGCGGCCACCCGTGGCCGCTGTGGCTGTGCTTCCTGGCGTTCTGGGCGCTCCAGCTCGCCATCATCCACCGGGGCATGGAGACGCTGCGGCGCTTCGAGAACTGGGCGGCCCCGTTCGTGCTCGTCGGCGCCGTGGTGCTCCTCGTGTGGATCTCCGACAAGGCGGGCGGGCTCGGGCCGCTCCTCGAGAGGCCCTCGAAGCTCGGCTGGGGCGCCGACTTCTGGCCGGTGTTCTTCCCCGCCCTCATGGGCATGATCGGCTTCTGGTCGACGCTCTCCCTGAACATCCCGGACTTCACGCGCTTCGGGAAGGGACAGCGGGCCCAGGTGTGGGGCCAGAGCCTGGGCCTGCCCACGACGATGACCGCCTTCGCGCTCCTGTCCGTCCTCGTCACCTCCGGCTCGGAGGCGGTGTACGGCGCGCCGATCTGGGAGCCGGTGGACCTCGCCGCCAAGGCGGACAACGTCTTCGGGCTGCTCTTCGCCCTGGTCACGATCCTGGTCGCCACGGTCTCGGTGAACATCGCGGCGAACGTCGTCTCGCCCGCGTACGACCTCGCGAACCTCGCGCCCAAGCTCATCAGCTTCCGCACGGGCGCGCTCGTCACCGGGGTCGTCGGCGTGCTCATCTTCCCCTGGAAGCTCATCGAGACACCGGAGTTGTACATCTTCGTCTGGCTCGGCGTGGTCGGCGGGCTCCTCGGCACGGTCGCCGGGGTCCTCATCGCCGACTACTGGGTGATCCGCCGCACCCGGCTCGACCTCGCCGAGCTGTACCGGGCCGAGGGCCGCTACTGGTACGCGCGCGGCTGGAACTGGCGGGCCGTGGTGGCCTTCGCGGCGGGCGGGCTGCTCGCTGTGGGCGGCTCGCACTCCGATCCGGGCAAGGGGCCGTTCCCCGAAGGCGGTCTGATCCCCGTCCTGGAGCCGCTGGCCGACTACGGGTGGGCCGTGGGGCTCGGGACGGCGTTCGTGGTGTACGTGGCGCTGATGTGGCCGTCGCGGGAGCGGAAGGCGCCGGGCGTGGCATGA
- a CDS encoding DUF4232 domain-containing protein, which yields MSRISPGRAAVLGAAVAALFVAGCGRQDEHGGDGRGRGGGAGAGVPSPLATAGTPGPDSTPRYGGEPYAPPQPSRDCTGRTGTLLEPGPVDSAMGLRAMTVWLTHCGSGTYRLDGYPTLQVLDGDGTAFDVRSLRGAEPITTGVRDPGPHPVTLRHGESATAGVVWRNTYADTTEDPVNGTRLRVLPAPGRPAGTVAPDGGIDLGSTGRIGATAWRKAPASESGQPRPAQPGAERPTAPAPSTPAS from the coding sequence ATGAGCCGCATATCCCCGGGGCGCGCCGCCGTGCTCGGTGCCGCCGTCGCCGCCCTGTTCGTCGCCGGCTGCGGACGGCAGGACGAACACGGCGGGGACGGGCGGGGCCGGGGAGGCGGCGCCGGGGCAGGCGTGCCGTCGCCCCTCGCCACCGCGGGGACGCCGGGCCCCGACAGCACCCCGCGCTACGGAGGCGAGCCGTACGCGCCGCCGCAGCCCTCCCGGGACTGCACCGGCAGGACCGGCACCCTGCTCGAACCGGGGCCCGTGGACAGCGCGATGGGCCTGCGGGCGATGACGGTGTGGCTCACCCACTGCGGCAGCGGCACGTACCGCCTCGACGGCTATCCGACGCTCCAGGTGCTCGACGGGGACGGCACCGCCTTCGACGTCCGCAGCCTGCGGGGCGCGGAGCCCATCACGACCGGCGTGCGGGACCCCGGGCCGCACCCGGTGACGCTCCGGCACGGCGAGTCGGCGACGGCGGGGGTGGTGTGGCGCAACACCTACGCCGACACCACCGAGGACCCTGTCAACGGCACCCGGCTGCGGGTGCTGCCCGCCCCCGGCAGGCCCGCGGGGACCGTCGCCCCCGACGGCGGGATCGACCTCGGCAGCACGGGCCGCATCGGCGCGACGGCGTGGCGGAAGGCCCCGGCGAGCGAGTCCGGGCAGCCGCGGCCCGCACAACCCGGCGCGGAGCGGCCTACGGCACCCGCGCCGTCCACTCCGGCGAGCTGA
- a CDS encoding lipoate--protein ligase family protein — MHGEYKVPGGKLVVVDLDVEEGRLRGVRVAGDFFLEPDEAILAIDAALEGAPADTDAAGLAARVEAALPAGTVMYGLTAEGVAIAVRRALAHATDWTDYDWQLVHEGPQQPALHMALDQVITEEVAAGRRPPTLRVWEWGAPSVIIGSFQSLRNEVDPAGAARHGIDVVRRISGGGAMFVEPGNTITYSLSVPDALVQGLSFQDSYAYLDDWVLGALGDMGVKAWYQPLNDIATDAGKIAGAAQKRMVGPDGGPGAVLHHVTMAYDIDADKMLDVLRIGREKLSDKGTKSAKKRVDPLRRQTGLPREAVIERMVDSFRGRYGLTAGKVSDGELARAQELARTKFSSPEWTARVP; from the coding sequence GTGCACGGCGAATACAAGGTCCCGGGCGGCAAGCTGGTGGTGGTCGACCTCGACGTCGAGGAGGGGCGGCTGCGGGGTGTGCGGGTGGCCGGGGACTTCTTTCTGGAGCCCGATGAGGCGATCCTCGCCATCGACGCCGCGTTGGAGGGGGCTCCGGCCGACACGGACGCCGCCGGGCTCGCCGCGCGGGTCGAGGCGGCCTTGCCCGCCGGGACCGTCATGTACGGGCTGACGGCGGAGGGCGTCGCGATCGCCGTGCGGCGGGCGCTCGCGCACGCCACGGACTGGACGGACTACGACTGGCAGCTCGTCCACGAGGGCCCGCAGCAGCCCGCGCTGCACATGGCGCTCGACCAGGTCATCACCGAGGAGGTCGCCGCCGGGCGCAGGCCGCCGACGCTGCGCGTGTGGGAGTGGGGCGCCCCTTCGGTGATCATCGGCAGCTTCCAGTCGCTGCGCAACGAGGTGGACCCCGCGGGCGCCGCCCGGCACGGCATCGACGTGGTCCGGCGGATCTCCGGCGGCGGCGCGATGTTCGTGGAGCCGGGCAACACCATCACGTACTCGCTGTCCGTGCCGGACGCCCTCGTGCAGGGTCTGTCGTTCCAGGACAGCTACGCCTACCTCGACGACTGGGTGCTCGGCGCCCTCGGCGACATGGGCGTCAAGGCCTGGTACCAGCCGCTGAACGACATCGCGACGGACGCCGGGAAGATCGCGGGCGCCGCGCAGAAGCGGATGGTGGGCCCCGACGGCGGCCCGGGCGCGGTCCTGCACCACGTGACCATGGCCTACGACATCGACGCCGACAAGATGCTCGACGTGCTGCGCATCGGCCGCGAGAAGCTCTCCGACAAGGGCACGAAGAGCGCCAAGAAGCGCGTGGACCCGCTGCGCCGCCAGACCGGGCTGCCCCGCGAGGCCGTCATCGAGCGGATGGTCGACTCCTTCCGCGGGCGGTACGGCCTGACGGCGGGCAAGGTCAGCGACGGCGAGCTGGCCCGCGCCCAGGAGCTCGCACGGACGAAGTTCAGCTCGCCGGAGTGGACGGCGCGGGTGCCGTAG
- a CDS encoding DUF4352 domain-containing protein: protein MRTVTPSLLAALAFLAVGGSAAVEASAAPPAVTAAPSTASAHGPFAPPSDADLGSTLSLTGIRSGERLDVTALKVVDPAANANAYFGPDPGNRFVAVQFRLENTGDGPYKDSPANGAELVDTDGQRFSASWVAETTAGPSFPGSVSISPGDTALGYVTFELPRTAQPEKVQFTMDSGFSDDVGEWDVTTTR, encoded by the coding sequence ATGCGTACCGTAACTCCCTCACTACTGGCCGCACTCGCGTTCCTTGCCGTCGGCGGCTCGGCGGCTGTCGAGGCGTCGGCGGCACCGCCCGCCGTGACGGCGGCGCCCTCGACCGCCTCCGCGCACGGGCCCTTCGCCCCGCCGTCGGACGCGGATCTCGGCTCCACGCTCTCGCTCACCGGCATCCGCAGCGGTGAGCGCCTCGACGTCACCGCGCTGAAGGTGGTCGATCCCGCGGCCAACGCGAACGCCTACTTCGGGCCCGACCCGGGCAACCGCTTCGTCGCCGTCCAGTTCCGGCTCGAGAACACGGGGGACGGGCCGTACAAGGACAGCCCCGCCAACGGCGCGGAGCTCGTCGACACCGACGGTCAGCGGTTCAGCGCGAGCTGGGTCGCCGAGACCACCGCCGGGCCGTCCTTCCCCGGCTCCGTCAGCATCTCCCCCGGAGACACCGCGCTCGGTTACGTGACCTTCGAGCTGCCGCGCACGGCTCAGCCCGAGAAGGTGCAGTTCACCATGGACAGCGGCTTCTCCGATGACGTCGGCGAATGGGACGTGACCACCACGCGGTGA